A single window of Eucalyptus grandis isolate ANBG69807.140 chromosome 1, ASM1654582v1, whole genome shotgun sequence DNA harbors:
- the LOC104448148 gene encoding pentatricopeptide repeat-containing protein At5g52850, chloroplastic produces the protein MSRQTLYALFSENPSSRFRDICSRILVFCNSRSLRDGICVHSPVIKLGFEDDLYLNNNLLCLYSKCCGLEQARQFFDEMPQRDVVSWTGLLSAYVKSGNHENALQLFYSMLTSGQTPNEFTLSSVLRSCSVLEEFDRGSSIHTYIVKKGMESNPILGSNLIDLYYKCGYREQACNMLMHMENSDAIAWTTMISSFLEDRKWNLALHLYLRMVEAKVPPNEYTFVKLLAASSFLGLKYGMLIHAHLIMWGIQLNLILKTALVDMYSRFHMMEDAIKIFSLTPDFDVFLWTTIISGYVQSSKVREAIKAFLLMEVSGVAANNFTYSSLLTACTSILSLELGQQLHSRVILVGLDKDVSAGNALIDMYMKCSCTVENAFQVFRYIYSPNVISWTTLIAGLAAHNYLRESFQFFQEMREAGVEPNSFTLSSILRACGTTEYPTHAMQLHGFIIKSKADHDITVDNALVDAYAGLELFDDAWGVLSMMDHRDTITYTTLATRMNHAGHHGMALKMIRYMVKEEVMMDEFSLACFLSASAGMNEMISGGQLHCYSVKSGLGRWISVSNALIDLYAKCQCMKDAHKTFEEIPEPNTVSWNGLISGLVSTGNISPAFSMFEDMRLSGVKPDSVTLLLVLSACSRGRLVDLGLEYFHSVKEAYEIAPELYHYNCLVNLLGQAGRLDEARDMIENMPLKQNAMIYKTLLSACRLHKNVPLGEEMARKGMELDPFDLTFYLLLAKLYDASGRSDLGDGTRQMMRDLDLRSFPRLNQHVSSAGDRFNMQM, from the coding sequence atgTCACGCCAGACCCTATATGCACTCTTCAGTGAAAACCCATCATCACGTTTCAGAGATATTTGCTCACGGATATTGGTTTTTTGCAACTCACGGTCTCTTAGAGATGGTATATGCGTTCACAGCCCAGTTATCAAGTTGGGCTTCGAGGATGATCTGTACTTGAACAACAACCTCTTGTGCCTTTATTCGAAATGTTGCGGTCTTGAGCAAGCACGCCAGTTTTTTGATGAAATGCCACAGAGGGACGTGGTGTCTTGGACGGGGCTTTTGTCTGCTTATGTTAAAAGTGGGAATCATGAGAATGCCCTGCAgttattttattcaatgttgACGTCAGGGCAGACTCCAAATGAGTTTACTCTTTCAAGTGTTTTGCGGTCGTGTTCTGTGCTAGAAGAATTTGACCGTGGATCTAGTATCCATACTTATATTGTAAAGAAGGGGATGGAGTCAAATCCAATCCTTGGTAGTAATTTAATTGATCTATACTACAAATGTGGTTATAGAGAGCAAGCCTGTAATATGCTTATGCATATGGAAAATAGTGATGCAATTGCTTGGACAACAATGATATCGTCATTCCTTGAAGACCGGAAATGGAACTTAGCATTACATCTATACCTTCGGATGGTTGAGGCCAAGGTTCCTCCAAATGAGTACACGTTTGTTAAGCTTCTTGCTGCATCGAGCTTTCTTGGTTTGAAATATGGAATGCTTATTCATGCCCATTTGATAATGTGGGGAATTCAgttgaatttgatattgaagACAGCTTTAGTGGACATGTACTCAAGATTTCACATGATGGAAGATGCCATCAAGATCTTCTCTCTAACGCCGGATTTTGATGTATTCTTATGGACTACAATCATTTCTGGATATGTGCAGAGTTCAAAAGTCAGGGAGGCCATCAAGGCGTTTCTTCTGATGGAAGTATCTGGGGTTGCAGCAAATAATTTTACATACTCGAGCCTCTTGACTGCTTGCACATCAATTCTGTCGCTGGAACTGGGACAGCAGCTCCACTCAAGGGTAATCTTAGTTGGCCTGGATAAAGACGTATCTGCTGGAAACGCACTTATAGACATGTATATGAAATGCTCATGTACAGTGGAAAATGCCTTTCAAGTATTTAGATACATATACTCACCAAATGTCATCTCTTGGACCACCTTGATTGCTGGTCTTGCTGCACATAACTATTTAAGGGAATCTTTCCAGTTCTTCCAGGAAATGCGAGAAGCTGGAGTTGAGCCAAATTCCTTCACTCTCTCTAGCATTCTTAGGGCTTGTGGTACGACAGAATATCCTACTCATGCTATGCAGCTTCATGGGTTTATAATCAAAAGTAAGGCAGACCATGACATAACAGTTGACAATGCACTTGTTGATGCTTATGCCGGACTGGAATTGTTTGATGATGCATGGGGTGTTCTAAGCATGATGGACCACAGAGATACCATCACATACACAACTTTGGCTACAAGAATGAATCATGCGGGTCATCATGGTATGGCATTGAAAATGATTAGATATATGGTAAAGGAAGAAGTCATGATGGATGAATTTAGTCTGGCCTGTTTCTTGTCTGCATCAGCAGGGATGAATGAAATGATTTCTGGGGGGCAACTTCACTGTTATTCCGTAAAATCAGGCCTTGGCAGATGGATTTCAGTCTCAAATGCCCTAATTGATTTGTATGCAAAATGTCAGTGTATGAAAGATGCACACAAAACTTTTGAAGAAATACCTGAACCAAATACTGTGTCCTGGAATGGGTTGATCAGTGGATTGGTATCGACAGGGAATATTTCTCCTGCTTTCTCCATGTTTGAAGATATGAGGTTGTCAGGAGTCAAGCCCGATTCTGTGACACTCTTGTTAGTGCTTTCTGCTTGCAGTCGTGGACGTTTGGTTGATCTTGGTCTAGAGTATTTTCATTCTGTTAAAGAAGCATACGAAATAGCACCAGAATTGTATCACTATAATTGTCTGGTCAATCTCCTAGGCCAAGCAGGGCGTCTAGATGAAGCCAGAGATATGATAGAgaacatgcccttaaaacaaAATGCAATGATCTACAAAACGTTGCTCAGTGCCTGTAGATTACATAAGAATGTACCTTTGGGTGAAGAGATGGCAAGAAAAGGAATGGAACTCGACCCATTTGATCTTACATTCTATCTTTTACTTGCAAAGCTGTATGATGCTTCTGGCAGATCTGACCTGGGTGATGGGACTCGCCAAATGATGAGAGATTTGGATTTGAGGAGTTTCCCTCGGCTGAATCAACATGTCTCTTCTGCTGGAGATAGGTTCAATATGCAGATGTAA
- the LOC104448157 gene encoding probable NADH dehydrogenase [ubiquinone] 1 alpha subcomplex subunit 5, mitochondrial yields the protein MFLRAIGRPLMAKVKQTTGIVGLDVVPNAREVLIELYSKTLKEIQAVPEDEGYRKAVESFTRHRLKVCREEEDWEAIEKRLGCGQVEELVEEARDELTLISKMIEWDPWGVPDDYECEVIENDAPIPKHVPQHRPGPLPEEFYKTLETISIGQKESKPEVTSGESQSKA from the exons ATGTTTCTGCGAGCGATCGGACGGCCGCTGATGGCCAAGGTGAAGCAGACGACGGGGATCGTGGGGCTGGACGTGGTCCCGAACGCGAGGGAGGTGCTGATCGAGCTGTACAGCAAAACCCTAAAGGAGATCCAGGCGGTCCCCGAGGACGAGGGATACCGGAAGGCGGTGGAGAGCTTCACGAGGCACCGGTTGAAGGTGTGCCGGGAGGAGGAGGACTGGGAGGCGATCGAGAAGCGGCTCGGGTGCGGCCAGGTGGAGGAGCTCGTCGAGGAGGCGCGCGACGAGCTCACCCTCATCTCCAAAATGATCG AGTGGGATCCGTGGGGTGTCCCTGATGATTATGAGTGTGAGGTTATTGAGAATGATGCTCCTATTCCAAAGCATGTCCCCCAACACCGACCGGGGCCACTGCCTGAGGAGTTCTACAAGACGCTGGAGACTATTAGTATAGGCCAGAAGGAAAGTAAGCCTGAAGTGACCTCTGGCGAATCTCAGTCGAAGGCATGA
- the LOC104448165 gene encoding LOW QUALITY PROTEIN: probable WRKY transcription factor 27 (The sequence of the model RefSeq protein was modified relative to this genomic sequence to represent the inferred CDS: inserted 1 base in 1 codon): MAEDWDLSALVRSCSSSSAASASSAAAAPPEGENPLACLASLTFEDDDKDPFGFPNLAAPRNGALDELRELYRPFYPDADRSLSRASDFAPACGSRAPVSPKATAVPRFDRVSSAPAIGALQAPQQQPQRAARHQGLDWKVLPAQQPVSSPFPLPAMQAQTPRSRKRKSQQKKSVCHVTAENLSSDPWAWRKYGQKPIKGSPFPRNYYRCSSSKGCSARKQVERSNADPNIFVITYTGDHTHPXPTHRNSLAGSTRNKYSTSSSLQKPDSICPAHSAPAAPCSTSSNAASLSPTTPLTAPIDEDVAHPCALLTSEDLGMDKDSEDLVGDYEDNDDRPEEEEGEDDLLIPNVAAMSEEIFMGFRELGQSPASGDNFSSGPGRADFTRFSSAAAGAGGGP, translated from the exons ATGGCCGAAGACTGGGATCTGAGCGCCCTGGTCAGgagctgctcctcctcctccgccgcctccgcctcctccgccgcggCGGCCCCGCCGGAAGGCGAGAACCCGCTGGCTTGCTTGGCCTCGTTGACTTTCGAGGACGACGACAAGGACCCGTTTGGCTTCCCCAACCTTGCCGCGCCCCGGAATGGAGCTCTCGATGAGCTCCGAGAACTGTACAGACCCTTTTACCCCGACGCCGACCGTTCCCTCTCCCGCGCTTCCGATTTCGCGCCCGCTTGTGGCTCCCGCGCGCCGGTCTCGCCGAAGGCCACCGCCGTCCCCCGCTTCGACCGCGTTTCCTCGGCTCCCGCCATTGGAGCCCTCCAAGCTCCTCAGCAGCAGCCGCAACGGGCGGCGCGACACCAGGGCCTTGACTGGAAAGTGCTTCCCGCTCAGCAGCCTGTTTCTTCTCCATTCCCTCTGCCCGCCATGCAGGCTCAGACACCAAGATCCAGAAAAAG GAAGAGCCAGCAGAAGAAGTCGGTTTGCCATGTGACGGCGGAGAATCTGTCGTCCGATCCATGGGCTTGGCGTAAATACGGTCAAAAACCCATCAAAGGCTCTCCATTCCCGAG GAACTACTACAGATGCAGTAGCTCCAAAGGTTGTTCGGCGAGGAAGCAAGTGGAGCGGAGCAACGCCGACCCGAACATCTTCGTCATCACCTATACGGGCGACCACACCCACC GTCCCACCCACCGCAACTCCCTCGCCGGCAGCACCCGCAACAAGTACagcacctcctcctccctccaGAAACCCGACTCGATCTGCCCGGCCCATTCCGCTCCCGCCGCCCCGTGCTCCACCTCCTCCAACGCCGCCAGCCTCTCCCCGACGACCCCCCTGACAGCTCCGATCGACGAGGACGTGGCCCATCCCTGCGCTCTCCTGACGAGCGAGGACCTGGGCATGGACAAGGACAGCGAGGACTTGGTCGGAGACTATGAAGACAACGACGACCgcccggaggaggaggaaggcgagGACGACCTGCTGATTCCCAACGTGGCGGCCATGAGCGAGGAGATCTTCATGGGGTTCCGCGAGCTCGGCCAGAGCCCGGCTTCCGGAGACAACTTCTCGTCGGGTCCCGGCCGGGCGGACTTCACCCGGTTCAGCTCCGCCGCTGCCGGCGCTGGCGGGGGCCCTTGA